The Thermodesulfobacteriota bacterium genome segment TGACGCCGGAGACCTGGTGCGACTATACCCATATGAATAACTGCATCGCCGGCATTCAAAAAGAATGGTGGTATCACCGGGACGGGTGCAGCTCCTGGTTTACCATCTATCGGGACACACGCATTAATTTGGAAGTATCTTCACCCGATTTGGATTAATGAGGGGTCAGGGAGTTTTTCAATCTCTACTCAGTTCGTCCGGGGAAGCGCCTATTTGCCCGTATCAGCCTTAACAATAATTTTGAGAAACTGGCGTTCGGCAGATATCTTGCTGAAATTCGATTCGAACCAGCCCCAAGGGCCAGAACCCCACGGCAGCGTTTATCGTCTCTGCCTGTATGGATTTAACTGAAAAGATAGGGGGCGTGTACATAGTGCTGGACTTTTTTGTTAAGGCTGATACAGGCAAATAGGCGCTTCCCCGGACGAACCACTAACAATCATTAAAGATCAAACGGTTTGCAAAAAAGCCCATTGACAAGAAACTCCCCGATCCCCCGATTAATAAAACATTGGAGTGGTCAATAATGAACAGACTCGATCATTTGCCGACATTGCGAGTAAACCCTGAAAAAAAGGTTTCCATAAGTTTCCTGGGCAAAACCTATCAAGGGGCGGAAGGCGACACAATTGCCACGGCTCTTTATGCCGGTGGCGTTCGT includes the following:
- a CDS encoding sarcosine oxidase subunit delta, which encodes MALTITCPICGKRNGYEFRFGGEDKGPRPDEAGMTPETWCDYTHMNNCIAGIQKEWWYHRDGCSSWFTIYRDTRINLEVSSPDLD